A window from Methylocystis sp. MJC1 encodes these proteins:
- a CDS encoding LPS-assembly protein LptD: MSRRLRRLSALLSSVAALSGGAMVFASSASAAPQGAGERMVVEAREMIYNEKTNTVTARGQVQLLYKGRLLEADRVVYDRNTSRVYAEGHAKLTEANGTIARAERFDLTDDFKAGFIDSLQVDTADNTHFSAPRAERTDGVTTFDMGAYTACEACKDDPSKPRTWQLKAKRIIHDNVEKTIYYEDATFEFLGTPIAYVPFWSSADPTVKRKSGFLTPVFTYRSQLGAGFGVPYFWAISPDSDLTVTPTIFSRQGPFLTGEFRKRFENGGFSIRAEGTHVGDPSAFAIAPYGARDRAWRGALQTQGDFWLNDRWRAGWDITALSDRYFLQDYKQFNYLLQNYYFRESSSTIYLTGQGPRSYFDMRGYYFQGLSPSDVQAQQPLVHPVIDYNRVFDVDPAKTAGVGGQIEIDANFTSTSADVANYESINPRTLDSVYGLYNVCQFYNRDIVPQRSTCLLRGIGGNYEHATIMGDWKRKVIDPVGGVWTAFAFARFTGSYLDYDKQGLYPIYNSFWQPIPNANQGLFLSGQDQRFRGQATPGFGAEWRYPILARSPIGNIVVEPIAQVVARPNQTSIPSLVNMDAQSLVFDDSTLFEWSKFSGYDRFETGTRLNYGGQATLTLGNGGFVNAMVGQSTQLAGANGYATADAANVGLNSGLNRRTSDIVGRFAFAPASFMSFVAKGRFDKDSLVAKRIDLFATFNFDPLSIQLQYANYAAQRAIGFDVRRQGLSATGRYDITKNYFLNGTVTFDMSRYLYNNLTQNPYLYTAYTGANLNGTAPLFSVAALGAGIGYHDDCTTLSINYSQIYQPQANTGLPARNQAVMVSLQFRTLGEARFNYGLGSVLVNDGVHNATAGSSYSSGYGGSYVR, from the coding sequence ATGTCTCGCCGGCTCCGCCGCCTCTCGGCTCTCCTCTCCAGCGTCGCCGCCCTGTCGGGCGGCGCGATGGTCTTTGCCTCGTCCGCCTCCGCCGCGCCGCAGGGCGCAGGCGAGCGCATGGTCGTCGAGGCAAGGGAGATGATCTATAACGAGAAGACCAACACCGTCACCGCGCGTGGCCAGGTGCAGCTTCTCTACAAGGGCCGTCTGCTCGAGGCGGACCGCGTGGTCTATGACCGCAACACGTCCCGGGTCTATGCGGAAGGCCACGCAAAGCTCACCGAGGCGAACGGCACGATCGCCCGCGCGGAGCGCTTCGACCTTACCGACGATTTCAAGGCCGGCTTTATCGACAGCCTTCAGGTCGACACCGCCGACAACACCCATTTCAGCGCGCCGCGCGCCGAGCGCACGGATGGCGTCACGACCTTCGACATGGGCGCCTATACGGCCTGCGAGGCCTGCAAGGACGACCCGTCCAAGCCGCGCACCTGGCAGCTGAAGGCCAAGCGGATCATCCACGACAACGTGGAGAAGACGATCTATTACGAGGACGCGACATTCGAGTTCCTCGGAACGCCGATCGCCTATGTGCCCTTCTGGTCCTCGGCCGATCCGACCGTGAAGCGCAAGTCGGGCTTCCTGACACCCGTCTTCACCTATCGCTCACAGCTCGGCGCGGGATTCGGGGTTCCCTATTTCTGGGCGATTTCGCCTGACTCCGACCTCACCGTCACACCCACCATCTTCTCCCGCCAAGGACCCTTCCTGACGGGCGAATTCCGCAAGCGCTTCGAGAATGGCGGATTTTCGATCCGCGCCGAAGGCACTCATGTCGGCGATCCGAGCGCCTTCGCTATCGCCCCCTACGGCGCCCGCGACCGGGCATGGCGCGGCGCGCTCCAGACTCAGGGCGACTTCTGGCTCAACGACCGCTGGCGCGCCGGCTGGGATATAACGGCGCTCTCCGACCGCTACTTCCTGCAGGACTACAAGCAGTTCAACTATCTCCTGCAGAACTACTATTTCCGCGAGTCGTCCTCGACGATCTATCTGACCGGCCAGGGGCCGCGCAGCTATTTCGACATGCGCGGCTATTACTTCCAGGGCCTCTCGCCCAGCGACGTGCAGGCGCAGCAGCCTCTCGTGCATCCGGTGATCGACTATAATCGCGTCTTCGACGTCGATCCGGCCAAGACCGCCGGCGTCGGCGGACAGATCGAAATCGACGCCAATTTCACGAGCACCTCGGCTGACGTCGCCAATTACGAGTCGATCAACCCGCGCACGCTCGACAGCGTCTACGGCCTCTACAACGTCTGTCAGTTCTACAATCGCGACATCGTTCCGCAACGCAGCACGTGCCTGTTGCGCGGCATAGGCGGCAACTACGAGCACGCCACCATTATGGGCGATTGGAAGCGCAAGGTGATCGATCCCGTCGGCGGGGTCTGGACAGCCTTCGCCTTCGCGCGCTTCACCGGCAGCTATCTCGATTACGACAAGCAGGGCCTCTACCCGATCTACAATAGTTTCTGGCAACCGATCCCCAACGCCAATCAGGGGCTATTTCTTAGCGGCCAGGATCAGCGTTTCCGCGGCCAGGCGACGCCGGGCTTCGGCGCCGAATGGCGCTATCCCATCCTCGCGCGCAGCCCCATCGGCAATATTGTCGTCGAGCCTATCGCACAGGTTGTCGCGCGCCCGAACCAGACGTCGATTCCCTCGCTCGTCAACATGGACGCGCAGAGCCTCGTCTTCGACGACTCGACCTTGTTCGAATGGAGCAAATTCTCGGGCTACGACCGCTTCGAGACCGGCACGCGCCTGAACTACGGCGGGCAGGCCACTCTCACGCTCGGCAATGGCGGCTTCGTCAACGCCATGGTCGGCCAGTCGACGCAGCTCGCCGGCGCCAATGGCTACGCCACGGCGGACGCCGCCAATGTCGGGTTGAACTCGGGCCTCAACAGGCGCACCTCCGACATCGTCGGCCGCTTCGCCTTTGCGCCAGCCTCCTTCATGAGCTTTGTCGCGAAAGGCCGCTTCGACAAGGACAGCCTGGTTGCGAAGCGCATCGATCTGTTCGCGACCTTCAACTTCGATCCGCTCTCCATTCAGCTGCAATACGCCAATTACGCCGCCCAACGCGCCATCGGCTTCGACGTCCGCCGGCAGGGTCTTTCGGCGACCGGCCGCTATGACATCACGAAGAACTACTTCCTGAACGGCACCGTCACTTTCGATATGAGCCGTTATCTCTACAATAATCTGACTCAGAACCCGTATCTTTACACCGCCTATACGGGCGCCAATCTCAACGGCACGGCGCCGCTCTTCTCGGTCGCGGCGCTGGGCGCGGGCATCGGCTATCATGACGATTGCACGACGCTGTCGATCAACTACTCGCAGATCTACCAGCCTCAGGCGAACACGGGCCTGCCGGCGCGCAACCAGGCCGTCATGGTGTCCCTGCAGTTCCGCACGCTGGGCGAGGCGCGCTTCAATTACGGCCTCGGCTCCGTGCTCGTGAACGACGGCGTGCACAACGCCACTGCGGGCAGCTCCTATTCGAGCGGCTACGGCGGAAGCTACGTGCGTTGA
- the lptG gene encoding LPS export ABC transporter permease LptG — MIGVTITRYFGMRFTRAILAIFFAIFCLMFVVVFVETLRRASDNPAAGAGAVALMTVMKVPAAAEMILPFAVLFGSMATFVDLTRKLELIVARAAGMSVWQFVAAPALAALLIGIVSVTVYNPLSAKMKQRSDQMELELFGREGSVRIDRGVWLRQHGVDGLAVIHANLTANSGVDLQGVSVNIYSADGGFVERVEAGKAHLEPGVWVLEGATVSAPGEPARQVDSYMLATDLTPEQAAAATTPAQGTPFWDLPAMTARTTEAGLDATEYKLQFQTLLARPLLLVAMVLVAASFSLRFFRFGGVAKTLSGGVVAGFVLYIATKVLSDLGGAGMISPLVAAWSPALVGSMLGTLTLLYSEDG, encoded by the coding sequence ATGATCGGCGTAACGATCACCCGCTATTTCGGCATGCGCTTCACACGCGCCATCCTGGCGATCTTCTTTGCGATTTTCTGCCTGATGTTCGTCGTGGTCTTCGTCGAGACGCTGCGCCGCGCGAGCGACAACCCGGCAGCCGGCGCGGGAGCGGTCGCGCTGATGACGGTTATGAAGGTGCCGGCCGCGGCCGAGATGATTCTCCCCTTCGCCGTCCTCTTTGGGTCCATGGCGACCTTCGTCGACCTGACGCGCAAGCTGGAGCTGATCGTGGCGCGCGCCGCCGGCATGTCGGTTTGGCAATTCGTCGCCGCGCCGGCGCTCGCCGCGCTCCTCATCGGGATCGTTTCGGTGACCGTCTACAACCCGCTCTCGGCCAAGATGAAGCAACGCTCGGATCAGATGGAGCTCGAGCTCTTCGGGCGGGAGGGCAGCGTCCGCATCGATCGCGGCGTCTGGCTACGTCAGCATGGCGTCGACGGCCTTGCCGTCATTCACGCAAATCTGACGGCCAACAGCGGCGTCGACCTCCAGGGCGTCAGCGTCAACATCTATTCCGCCGACGGCGGCTTCGTAGAGCGCGTCGAGGCCGGTAAAGCGCATCTCGAACCGGGCGTTTGGGTCCTCGAAGGGGCGACGGTCAGCGCGCCCGGCGAACCCGCGCGCCAAGTCGATTCCTACATGCTCGCAACCGATCTCACCCCCGAACAGGCCGCCGCCGCCACCACGCCGGCGCAGGGCACGCCCTTCTGGGACCTGCCGGCGATGACCGCCCGCACTACCGAGGCAGGCCTCGACGCGACAGAATATAAGCTGCAATTTCAAACCCTTCTAGCGCGACCGCTGCTTCTCGTCGCTATGGTCCTGGTCGCCGCGAGCTTTTCGTTAAGGTTCTTCCGGTTCGGCGGAGTGGCCAAGACGCTTTCCGGTGGCGTCGTGGCAGGCTTCGTGCTTTACATCGCCACTAAGGTCCTCTCCGACCTCGGCGGCGCAGGGATGATTTCTCCGCTCGTCGCCGCCTGGTCGCCTGCGCTTGTCGGGAGCATGTTGGGCACGCTTACTTTGCTCTATTCGGAGGACGGTTGA
- the aroQ gene encoding type II 3-dehydroquinate dehydratase: MSAVHVLNGPNLNLLGKREPGIYGSATLDDIRAQLDERCSAKGVSLVFKQSNFEGDLVTWIQEAGAAGAPVILNAGALTHTSIALYDAIKGAQASVIEVHLSNVHARESFRHHSYISPAARGVIAGFGPLSYLLALEAILQNI; the protein is encoded by the coding sequence ATGTCAGCCGTACACGTGCTCAACGGTCCAAATCTCAACCTTCTCGGCAAGCGCGAACCCGGGATCTACGGATCCGCGACCCTGGACGACATCCGCGCCCAGCTCGACGAACGCTGTAGCGCGAAGGGCGTCTCGCTCGTCTTCAAGCAATCGAATTTTGAGGGCGATCTCGTCACCTGGATTCAGGAGGCGGGCGCCGCGGGCGCGCCGGTCATCCTCAACGCCGGCGCGCTGACCCATACCTCGATCGCGCTTTACGACGCGATCAAAGGCGCGCAGGCGTCCGTCATCGAAGTGCATCTTTCCAACGTGCATGCGCGGGAGAGCTTCCGCCATCACTCGTATATTTCCCCGGCGGCGCGGGGAGTCATCGCGGGCTTCGGCCCGCTTTCATATTTGCTGGCCCTCGAGGCCATTCTCCAAAACATCTGA
- the accC gene encoding acetyl-CoA carboxylase biotin carboxylase subunit, whose translation MFDKILIANRGEIALRVLRAAKELGVATVAVHSTADADAMHVKLADESVCIGPPAARDSYLNIPALLSACEITGADAVHPGYGFLSENARFAEILEEHNITFIGPKSEHIRLMGDKIEAKATARRLGIPCVPGSDGPVLSEKEALKVAQKIGFPVLVKAASGGGGRGMKVARDAHDLGVAMATARTEAKAAFGDDTVYIEKYLEKPRHIEIQVFGDGKGEALHLGERDCSLQRRHQKVFEESPSPALNDTQRREIGEVCAKAMRELQYAGAGTVEFLYENGEFYFIEMNTRIQVEHPVTESITGVDLVCEQIRVAAGSPLSMKQEDVQFYGHAIECRVNAEHPTTFRPSPGRIAYYHPPGGVGVRVDSAVYQGYSIPPNYDSLIGKLIVHGRNRTEALMRLRRSLDEFIVDGIDTTLPLFRTLVRNSDVQNGIYDIHWLEHFLATGGIEPEV comes from the coding sequence ATGTTCGACAAAATCCTCATCGCCAATCGCGGCGAAATCGCGCTGCGCGTCTTACGCGCCGCAAAGGAGCTCGGCGTCGCCACCGTGGCGGTGCATTCGACCGCCGACGCCGACGCCATGCATGTGAAGCTCGCCGACGAGTCCGTCTGCATCGGCCCGCCGGCCGCGCGCGATTCCTATCTCAACATCCCTGCGCTGCTCTCGGCCTGCGAGATCACCGGCGCCGACGCGGTGCATCCGGGCTATGGCTTCCTCTCTGAGAACGCCCGCTTCGCGGAAATCCTCGAAGAGCACAACATCACCTTCATCGGTCCGAAGTCCGAGCATATCCGGCTGATGGGCGACAAGATCGAGGCGAAGGCCACCGCCAGGCGCCTCGGCATTCCCTGTGTGCCGGGCTCCGACGGTCCCGTGCTCTCCGAGAAGGAGGCGCTGAAGGTCGCGCAGAAGATCGGCTTCCCCGTGCTGGTGAAAGCGGCCTCGGGCGGCGGCGGACGCGGCATGAAGGTCGCGCGCGACGCGCATGATCTCGGCGTCGCCATGGCGACGGCGCGCACGGAGGCCAAGGCCGCTTTCGGCGACGACACGGTCTACATCGAGAAATATCTCGAAAAGCCGCGCCATATCGAAATCCAGGTGTTCGGCGACGGCAAGGGCGAAGCCCTTCATCTGGGCGAGCGCGACTGCTCTCTGCAGCGCCGCCATCAGAAAGTGTTCGAGGAAAGCCCCTCCCCCGCGCTCAACGACACGCAGCGTCGCGAGATCGGCGAGGTTTGCGCCAAGGCCATGCGCGAATTGCAATATGCCGGCGCGGGCACGGTCGAGTTCCTCTACGAGAACGGCGAGTTCTATTTCATCGAAATGAACACGCGCATTCAGGTCGAGCATCCTGTGACCGAATCGATCACGGGCGTCGATCTTGTCTGCGAGCAGATCAGGGTCGCGGCGGGCTCGCCGCTCTCGATGAAACAAGAAGACGTGCAGTTCTACGGCCATGCGATCGAGTGCCGCGTGAACGCCGAGCACCCGACCACCTTCCGCCCCTCGCCGGGCCGCATCGCCTATTACCATCCGCCGGGCGGCGTTGGCGTGCGGGTCGATTCGGCTGTTTATCAGGGCTATTCGATTCCGCCGAATTACGACTCGCTCATCGGCAAGCTGATCGTCCACGGCCGCAACCGCACCGAGGCGCTCATGCGCCTGCGCCGCTCGCTCGACGAGTTCATCGTCGACGGCAT
- a CDS encoding DsbA family protein, with protein MRLFPSLAASWRALAAAGAVAGIILAGVAPSRADDAFSDQQKAGIQKIVHDYLVSNPEVIREAIEALKKREEAAELASREKAVVEQGEKIVHSANQAVVGNPDGDVTLVEFFDYNCGYCKQSLASVAKLIETDPKLRVVLKDFPILGADSVDAAHVATAARMQLSPAKFWEFHKKLLSTRGHIGKQQAIAAAKEVGADIARLEKDADGAETQAALKEVAALAEQLKFDGTPSWVIGKEAVVGGLPFAQLKAKIDNMHKCGKATC; from the coding sequence ATGCGCCTTTTCCCGTCCCTCGCCGCCTCTTGGCGCGCTCTTGCCGCCGCCGGCGCTGTCGCAGGGATCATTCTTGCCGGCGTAGCGCCGTCGCGGGCGGACGACGCCTTTTCGGACCAGCAAAAGGCCGGCATTCAGAAAATCGTCCACGACTATCTCGTTTCGAATCCAGAAGTGATCCGCGAGGCGATCGAGGCGCTCAAGAAGCGCGAGGAAGCGGCCGAGCTGGCGTCGCGTGAGAAAGCCGTTGTGGAACAGGGCGAAAAGATCGTCCATTCGGCAAACCAGGCGGTCGTCGGCAACCCGGACGGCGACGTCACGCTGGTCGAATTCTTCGACTACAACTGCGGCTACTGCAAGCAATCGCTCGCCTCCGTCGCGAAGCTCATCGAAACCGACCCCAAGCTGCGCGTCGTTCTCAAGGATTTCCCGATTCTGGGCGCCGATTCGGTCGATGCGGCGCATGTCGCGACCGCCGCCCGCATGCAGCTTTCGCCCGCGAAATTCTGGGAGTTCCACAAGAAGCTGCTTTCCACGCGCGGCCACATCGGCAAGCAGCAGGCCATCGCGGCGGCGAAGGAGGTCGGCGCCGATATTGCCCGGCTCGAGAAGGACGCCGACGGCGCCGAAACGCAGGCCGCGCTGAAGGAAGTCGCCGCTCTCGCCGAACAGCTCAAATTCGACGGCACGCCGTCGTGGGTCATCGGCAAGGAAGCCGTCGTGGGCGGCCTGCCCTTTGCGCAGCTCAAGGCGAAGATCGACAATATGCACAAATGCGGCAAGGCCACCTGCTGA
- the accB gene encoding acetyl-CoA carboxylase biotin carboxyl carrier protein, producing MARKAQPTKTTRGRRSSAAAPAPAATRAATPRAVVAPAPLIDPALLRTVAELVAQSDLTEFEVEKGDLRIRAARTPAPLAAPATVTIAAPAQAAYAPAPFAALAPAAAPAPAAPPTEESLAEHPGAVKSPMVGTAYLRPNPDAKPFVEIGARVSAGDKLLLIEAMKTFNDIVAPKSGVVTAIIVEDGQPVEYGEPLLVIE from the coding sequence ATGGCGCGCAAAGCACAACCGACCAAGACCACGCGCGGCCGCCGCTCTTCGGCCGCCGCCCCCGCTCCCGCCGCGACCCGTGCGGCCACACCCCGCGCCGTCGTCGCGCCCGCCCCTTTGATCGACCCCGCGCTGCTGCGCACCGTCGCAGAGCTCGTCGCGCAGAGCGACCTCACCGAATTCGAGGTCGAGAAGGGCGATCTGCGCATTCGCGCCGCCCGCACGCCGGCCCCGCTCGCCGCGCCCGCGACCGTCACCATCGCCGCGCCGGCCCAGGCGGCTTACGCGCCGGCGCCTTTCGCTGCGCTCGCCCCTGCCGCCGCGCCAGCGCCCGCCGCGCCGCCGACAGAGGAATCGCTCGCCGAACATCCGGGCGCGGTAAAGTCGCCGATGGTCGGCACCGCCTACCTGCGCCCCAATCCCGACGCCAAGCCCTTCGTCGAGATCGGCGCGCGCGTTTCGGCCGGCGACAAGCTGCTTCTGATCGAAGCGATGAAGACCTTCAACGACATCGTCGCCCCGAAATCCGGCGTCGTCACCGCCATCATCGTCGAGGACGGCCAGCCGGTCGAATATGGCGAACCTCTCCTCGTGATCGAATAA